The Triticum aestivum cultivar Chinese Spring chromosome 7B, IWGSC CS RefSeq v2.1, whole genome shotgun sequence genome window below encodes:
- the LOC123158352 gene encoding BTB/POZ and MATH domain-containing protein 2-like: MANTCTNFTDTVRFVRLFKIDGFDMMSSTLRDNECITSRWCINGYEWEIHCYPPRWACDWVAVKLMLVSEAGTVAVRANLSCLLVHPVMQGGVSQFEKSVSHVFKSHKDCSNRVKLVQKSSIPAPAHPKDDYLIVQCTITVLKERTDVAAAVPVPASNLPQHFGDLLQRGTGADITFVVSGESFAAHKVILAARSPVLMAEFFGYMREASAQSIMIKDMEAAVFKAMLHFIYTDTVPELDRELEAVETMAQHLLVAADRYGLDRLKVICEHVCEGALSGGINVDTVATTLTLAEQHNCSHLKAKCVEFIISTPAILDAVVATEGYKHLETSCPAVLTSIVLSMRGRRN; encoded by the exons ATGGCAAATACCTGCACAAACTTCACCGATACCGTACGCTTTGTGCGGCTGTTCAAGATCGATGGTTTCGACATGATGTCCTCGACCCTACGCGACAATGAGTGCATCACATCCAGGTGGTGCATCAATGGGTATGAGTGGGAGATCCATTGCTACCCACCTAGGTGGGCGTGTGATTGGGTAGCAGTCAAGCTTATGTTGGTTAGTGAAGCCGGCACTGTGGCTGTGAGGGCGAACCTAAGCTGTCTCCTGGTACATCCGGTGATGCAAGGAGGTGTATCACAGTTTGAAAAGAGCGTGTCACATGTGTTCAAAAGCCACAAAGATTGCTCGAATCGAGTCAAGCTCGTGCAAAAATCATCTATACCAGCGCCGGCTCATCCCAAGGATGATTACTTGATTGTGCAGTGCACCATCACAGTTTTGAAGGAACGGACGGACGTGGCAGCCGCGGTGCCCGTACCGGCCTCCAACCTGCCCCAACACTTCGGGGACCTCTTGCAACGTGGGACCGGAGCCGACATCACATTTGTTGTGTCGGGCGAGTCATTTGCTGCTCACAAGGTCATACTCGCTGCTAGGTCGCCTGTTCTCATGGCCGAGTTCTTTGGGTACATGAGGGAGGCGAGTGCTCAAAGCATCATGATAAAGGACATGGAGGCGGCAGTATTCAAGGCAATGCTGCACTTCATCTACACTGACACGGTGCCTGAACTTGATCGGGAGCTGGAGGCAGTGGAGACGATGGCTCAGCATCTGCTTGTGGCGGCTGACAGGTATGGGTTGGACCGGCTCAAGGTTATCTGCGAGCA TGTCTGCGAGGGAGCATTATCTGGTGGCATCAACGTTGACACGGTGGCGACGACTCTGACTTTGGCTGAGCAGCACAACTGTTCGCACCTTAAGGCTAAGTGTGTTGAGTTTATCATCAGCACTCCTGCGATCCTTGATGCCGTGGTGGCGACGGAGGGGTATAAGCATCTGGAGACAAGCTGCCCCGCAGTGCTTACTAGCATTGTCCTTTCCATGCGTGGGAGAAGGAACTGA